A region of the Channa argus isolate prfri chromosome 14, Channa argus male v1.0, whole genome shotgun sequence genome:
ACATCTgagtagaaaaaaaacccatcaatGGATGTATTATAATAACTTGAGTTGATGAATCTCATAGCTACTCTATtcattaaattatacattttgggATAATCAGCACTGAAAGCAATAGTTTACCACATTTTACAGAACCATGTGTTACACTACCGTTTAGTAGAAAATACTACTTCAGTAGTAGAAAGTAGAAATGTCCTTGTTCTTGAAAGAAAACCAAGTTTTATAGCATCAAACTATTTTGAAATGCATCGTTAACATAAATGCCCCTCATAGCTGCaaacaagtgtttttaaagGAATATCTAAATTATCAGCAGTTTTTAAGTTCCAATCAATAATATATGCATCCATGAAGTTAAAAAGCCAATTAATAGATTACGTCAgtacagcaaaaacaaggaCATTTCTAAGTGAAAAACTTTTGAACAGTAGTAAACATCCATAGCGTCAAATATAAAGCCTGAAAAAGCAAAGATTATGTCAAATCTgcaaataaatacttaaaaatacatatattggACATGCtcaagagaaaacaaatatacattaGCTGACAGGATTACACCAGGGACCCAACAGGTTCACAATCCACACTTACTGTATACAGTAGAGTGGCACTTGAAAATTTGCAAACCCTTTGGAGTTCTCCACCCTTTGGAGTTCTCCACCCTTTGGAGTTCTCCACCCTTCGGAGTTCTCCATTTCTGCATAATGACCTGACCTAAAGCATAATGAGCAGTACAAAGTCAAATACGTACATAGATCACctctattttaaacaaactggtGACGTCTTTATGGTTTGATGCTTGGTTGTCATGCTGCAATTAACTATTTGTCTGGTAAGAGATACGATACTGTTGAGTTACATGTGGCCAATTAGTGTAGCACTTGAAAGTTTGTGCACTGTTTAGGATTTTCTCTAATTCTGCATAATTCTGAAAAATGAAACCTGCATAATCTTACTATGCAAGTTGTAAGTTATGAAACACTATAAAAACACTTCTTCGGTATTGATTCAATAGgggggctggtggctcagtggtaaagcattgggttgggatgcagaaggctacGGGATTGAATCCAACCCCACCAGGtcacatacttttgccacaTTACCGTGACATCTGGATCATTAACGTAATAAACTAATCAATAAGTGTAAAACTTATGTCGTTTTAGGGTTTGCATTAAAAGCTAATCTTGTTTTGAGTCATATTTGTGCAGAAAAGGAAAACTTTAAAGGGTTCGCAAGCGCCGTGGTAACAAATATTCATTTAAGACATCAACCATGCACTCGCTAGTAAACAAAAGAGAACTTTCTCCCATAAGTAGTACAATAATGTGGTTTGTTACTACTATGGGTGTTTTGTGCATGAACCTCAACAACTGAACACTTTCCCGCCTACAGTATTTGCATATACACGGCTACCTGTCTCCTAACTGagacacatttaatttgtgatATGGTTTCTCACCTGTGTGGCTTCTTAGAGGTGGACCATTAATTCGTCACTAAGTCGGAATTTGTATGAGTCCTCAAGTGCTTTTTCAAGTCTGGTATCCGAAAGAAACTTTTCCCACATATGTTGCAGGTGTATGGCTTCTCACCTGTGTGGATTTTTAAGTGTGCATTCAGCGACGACCTCTGAGCGAATCGTTTCCCGCAGGTGTCGCAGGGGTAAGGCCTCTCGCCTGTGTGAGTCCTCATGTGGACTTTCAAGACACCTCTGCAGTAGAACTTGGTCCCACACATCTCACAGGAATGGGGCTTTTTATCTGCGTGGATTCTCATGTGCCATTTCAGCAATGAGACGCGACAGAAACTCTTCCCGCAGATTTTGCAAATGTACGGCTTCTCATCCGTGTGGGTGCTCATGTGGAGTTTCAAGAGACTGCTACGTTTGTAGGCTCTGCCACACAACTTACATGAATAAGGCTTCTCACCTGTGTGGGTCCTCATGTGCACCAACAAGCCGCTGCTACATCTGAAACCTTTCCCACAGGTGTTGCACACGTACGGTCTCTCGCCTGTGTGGATCCTCATGTGCAGCAACAGGCCACTGCTGTATCGAAAACCTTTCCCACATGTTTTGCAAGGATAAGGCCTCTCACCTGTGTGAATTCTCATGTGATTTTTCAATGCAGACGTCTGACTGAATCTTTTCCCACAGGTGCTGCAAACATATGGCTTCTCACCTGTGTGGGTTCTCAGGTGTACGTTCAATTTGGACTTATACCTGAAAGCCTTCCCACAAGTGTCgcattttaaaaacttattaTCCTTAGGAGGATCACAGCCCCTCCCTGGCATGGGAGAGTTGTACACTTTTCTGCTGTGACTAGCTGATTCAGAGTCTACGTGCTTGCCTCCGTTCTGCTCCTGGCTGTGGGCTACAGGAGAGAGGAGCCAGTGGTTGCTGTTTGTTCCTGGTTCACTGTTGCAACTTTCCTCAAAACCTGGGGTCAACATAAAGGTTTCTGTTTCCTGCTTCACTGCAATCTGCTTTCCTTCCTGACTGGCGCAGTGTTCCTCCAGTTCCTTTTTAATCTGTGGATGATCTGGGTCCTCTTGGTCTAGAGTGGAGTTCCACTCCTGGTTACAGAGCTGCTGGTTGGAAAGACaaccctcctcttcttcctccttacAGACATGTTGCTGTGTGACCTCTGGAGGGGCACATAAAAAGGGATGTGTGATAATAGAGTGCTGAAAAcatctccagcttctcctgagaGTTTTCCAATCCCAATTAAAAGTCGTGTACAGCCAGCATTGACATTTCAATGATAAAGCAACAAACATGGATAAGCAAGAAGGAATAAATTCAACAGCAACTTCCAACTTATAGGCTTAAGCTctaaataatttacaatacTGAATTGTAATTGTTtatattgttgcattttttgcTATATGTTCACACTGGATAAATGGGATTCTTCAGAGGAAAATGAGACGAGGCTACAGATTCCAAAATCAGGAGCTATGAGGTGGGAGTAGGCACAGTAATTTTAGGTTGGAGCAGATCCAGAAACAGGACAGAGATGAAGCAGCAACAAAAGCAGAGAGACTCCCGCATCTGAGAGGTGCTACGTCAATTCTCTACCCATCAACGGCCATCGTTTTTATGAAAATCCTACAGTCTTTATTAAAAGTGGCATTAGGTTGGCACTGTTCAGTCGCTTAAACTATGAACTAAATGGTTAGaggataactttggtcattttacaattaatcatattttcaaaaagccCCCATAGCCTTAGGATGTTAttctaatttaattaaaatcagattttatACAGAGTAAACCCCCACTGTGTGGAACATCACATATTACACCTTCCTCTCGCTCTTCTGTTGAGCTGCATCCTAGAGTCTACAGgaataggaaaaaataaataaaaacaaaaacattagtaTGTTACTTATCAACATATCAAAGATGGATTTTAAATCTGACATTTCATATTCATAGTCCTTGCGCTTGTGTCACTAGCAGCACCGTGAGCAGTAAGCTGGCGTGGAAGTGCCTAAAATTCAGTGGTTGGAAATATTCCCATTACTTTGATTTTAGCGGCAAGAAATGTTATTTGAAAATGACTGTAGCATGTAAATTGTGTGCAGGTAGTggtgagatttgtttttcatcgtgaaaagaaaacaacctcAAGACGCTCGAAACAATTGATAAAACACCACAGCAACCCAACACATGGCGAGATGCACCGACTGCAATTAGTTGTTTAGCACTTAGAAGTCATTACAAAGTCATTTCAGGATGGAGAAGCTCCAGCAACTGAGCACAGCAGCGACAAAGTCTGGTCCAGCACCTGGGAGGTGCCATGGCAATGATCCAGCCAACCAGTCACATTGCTACTACACAGTATCAGACATCTATGTTTACTTGTTAGAAGGAATCAAATACTGCATCTCCACACAGACTCCTGTGGTAAACATCACTTTACTCCAGTGAGTGACACTATTCCCCAGAATGGCAACACAACCAAGCCCTGAGCAATTTCATCTCCTCCTGCAAAAGGTtcgtctttgtgtttgttaatggCCCAAATATACAGaatgaatataaacaaacaatatttaaattttaaaactgcTTGTATAGTGCCTATAAAAAATATGCGcccccctttttttgttttcaacttttgttttattacaacattaaaTTATGGTAgatttaatttagcttttgttgacaaaaatgaaaacatttctctaCAAAGTGatataaatatgataaaatgataaatcatCCATACGCTGTTGCGACcctaaactcacgggataagccgaaaggacaaaaaaaaaaaaagaaaaaaaaaaagggtgcaACCAATTCGACTTTgctataaaatttaaaaataacgtttttttcacttcaaaaatagaaaaaaaaaacgttttataAAATCTGTATGTTGTGTGAAACATTCTGTCACTACCTGTCCTGGCCAGAACACTTTTACAAgagattgtttttttcattttgatgagATTATCCTTGAAAAGGAGACGctaaaacattattataaacGTTATTAAATTATTACCTACCACGTTTGAGCATTTTTGAGTGTTGTGTCTGAGCATGAAAAGCATCAGCAAATTAGCAGATGTAATGCGAGCTTTTGTAATTGTTCAGTAAGTAATGCGAAGGATTCAAACTGCCGCCTCTAATTAAAGCGCATTTCTCTGACATAAAGTCAAAGTTGCTGTTGATTGAATTAACCACCTCTTGTTCACGCGTCCCCCCCCTGAAGCTGCAGGTTATACGAGTCACGGGAAAGCGAAGTCATCCCTTCAGACTCACATCCTTCCAGGTATACGTACCTATCCTGTGGAGCTTAATTTCGGGTTTATAGACCGCATCCAGCAGTCTGCGCTGACGGCCGATCTCTTCTTCGTACTCGACGATAATGTTTTCAAAGACTCCGAAGATTTCTTCGGCCGCTGCAGTCAGCCGCTCGCTGACGAACTCTCTGAGATACTGATGTGAAGGCATTGTTCGTCTGTAGCGACACAAATGTTTCCCTGCGATGTGGCAGCACCGCCAACTCCTAACAGCTAATGTTACACAGCCGTCGTTCttcttctgttcttcttctgtttttttttcttcttcttcttctccttctcgcttttcttcttcttcttcttcttctgttttgtgGTAAACAACGCATTACCGCCACCACCTGCACACGGATCCTAATTGCGGATTCTAATAGTTCCTGAACGTCTCCCCAAAGCGTCTAACAAAGCCCagtttacttttactttccCGAGAATGAAGCGCATCATGCTCATAATTCTAATGGCAATTCATATTTCAATTGGCAATTTTCATTTTGGTCATGCaatttgaaatgcattttgcaaCTGGCAATTTAATATGCAAAGTCcaattcaatcaatcaatttcgTTTTAATTAATTGGattgaaattttaaataaaagctaaatcaattgcatttcaaaatatatttattcaattGGCAATTCAATGTGGAGTTTAGTCATGCAGTTTCAAAATGCATTcaattgaaaattaaatgttaaaagctgCAATTCAATCTTCCTAATGTAATGTATTCCTAACACATAAGCAGCATGGCTAAATAATCAGAGCATACTTGCCTTTGGACCACACTTAAAAATTTACTATAATGGCAGCCACACACGCTTGTTATTCATCGGAtgtcaaatatatttttcatataagATGTTGACAATCTGGCACAGGTAGAGGCCTGCTGGCAGTATTACTAACCAAAGCCAGCAGGAACTTCTGTTTATGGTTTAGTTCTAGGTTCAAATGCAATGAAAACCTATGCTGGAGCTTAGTTTAGAGATTGCACGTGCCTCATTTACCCATTGGTTTTAAATAAACCtcgttttatttaaaacaaaagtatcGTATTGTTTATCTTTATTGCACGTGTACACGAGTACCTAGGAGGCCATTACAGGTTTGTCCCATTGCCATACGTCCTTGAGCCCCAGAACCTGCAGAGGGCTACATGTTCCAAAATGATTCATATTTGGAGTCTTTGGATGTGGACAGTGTCTCTGTGCAAGCTGAGCTCCTGACAGACTGAGCCTGTTGTGTCATTTGGGCTCCATTTTGTTCAGATACCTTTGAGCCCCTGAAACTTGAGGTCTGTATATAAACATGGATGTAATGCATACGTGTATCAGACAACATCTGACAACTAAATCTTACACTTGAACTCTTACGTACACGTCCAAAGAGCAAATACTTGTGAGGTGATGGTGCGTGTATCAACAATAGGTTCTTTAACTCATTTTTACCGAAAGtggtaaataaacagaaataaaatcaaatgtattttgaaatgttttcttgtaaAACGAAATCACATGATTTGTTTCCTATAGTATCACAGTGAAACTACAGAGTACTATGACCACAGCAGGTGGTGCAGGCATCTCCAGAAGAGTTGTTGCTCCCGATCTGCTTGAGAAGTCTTCATTCAACTCCAACCAGTTATGTGAAATCTGCAATTACACAGAGGCTTGTTAATATTGGTGTAAGTACTACTACAACATCTCATGCAGCAGCCTGCCCCATCCAATAAATGACACGATGAAATTACACCATGACATTTGAATTATGAGCATGATGTGCTTTCATACCTGAGGCCTGTAAATTGGTATCTTCTGTCTGTTGCATGTGTTCTATCTTTTCTTGCACACAATAATTAACATGTATCTTTCATCTTCTTCCTATTCTTCTTTCATTCGTCTTCTTTTACTTGTTTATTGCTGTTGTTCGTCTccttttactgctgctgcttcttcttcctgAGTTTTTATGGCAGTTGGAAAAACCACCTTTTGGGGTGTTACCACCACAAACAGCACAAATCAGGAGTGTGGATCAGAAATATGACTTCTTTACTTGGGCTCAAAAGTAAAACCAGACAAAAAGTCTTTACATCAACGCCCCTTTCTCCATACTGGAACAAATTAAATAGCATCTAGCTCCAGAAGGCATCTCTCAGTTGTGTACTTTGTGCACTGTAATGTCACATGTTCTATGGTTTCTAATTCTTTCAGTTTCAGTTAAATGTTGC
Encoded here:
- the LOC137140696 gene encoding zinc finger protein 121-like — its product is MPSHQYLREFVSERLTAAAEEIFGVFENIIVEYEEEIGRQRRLLDAVYKPEIKLHRIEVTQQHVCKEEEEEGCLSNQQLCNQEWNSTLDQEDPDHPQIKKELEEHCASQEGKQIAVKQETETFMLTPGFEESCNSEPGTNSNHWLLSPVAHSQEQNGGKHVDSESASHSRKVYNSPMPGRGCDPPKDNKFLKCDTCGKAFRYKSKLNVHLRTHTGEKPYVCSTCGKRFSQTSALKNHMRIHTGERPYPCKTCGKGFRYSSGLLLHMRIHTGERPYVCNTCGKGFRCSSGLLVHMRTHTGEKPYSCKLCGRAYKRSSLLKLHMSTHTDEKPYICKICGKSFCRVSLLKWHMRIHADKKPHSCEMCGTKFYCRGVLKVHMRTHTGERPYPCDTCGKRFAQRSSLNAHLKIHTGEKPYTCNICGKSFFRIPDLKKHLRTHTNSDLVTN